From the genome of Delphinus delphis chromosome 8, mDelDel1.2, whole genome shotgun sequence, one region includes:
- the LOC132429367 gene encoding LOW QUALITY PROTEIN: NXPE family member 2-like (The sequence of the model RefSeq protein was modified relative to this genomic sequence to represent the inferred CDS: substituted 2 bases at 2 genomic stop codons), whose protein sequence is MSYPALKAGASGKVTDFNNGTYLVSFTLFWEGRVSLSVLLILPSEGVSALWRARNXGYDRVIFTGQFANGTSHVNTDCALVLNSSAELCENLHYRDQEAFYCVKPPRVPCEALTHVTTRNANISYLREKEWIIFRSSNMGLEIMKDFTSIEVLPCNKSINIETNCQLGRKTPFPSGYTVKRRWIAAFCKQIELNETKNINDCLKRKLIYLMGDSTLRQWIHYLPKVVKTLKCFDRHGAGIFKTHVLLDAERHILIQWKKHGHPFITKNLFSVKDENYIPWEIDRVAGDNDTTIVITLGQHFRPLPIKIFIRRAINVQKAIEHLFLXSPETKMILKTENTRGMSQNAEMFSDFHGSIQNLIMRDVFVDLNVGIVDAWDMTIAYNTDNVHPPDYVIGNQINMFLNYIC, encoded by the exons ATGTCCTACCCAGCCCTGAAGGCAGGCGCTTCGGGAAAGGTGACAGACTTCAACAATGGCACCTACCTTGTCAGCTTCACCCTGTTCTGGGAGGGCCGGGTGTCTCTGTCTGTCCTGCTCATCCTCCCCAGTGAAGGGGTGTCAGCTCTCTGGagggcaaggaactgaggctatGACAGGGTGATCTTCACAGGCCAGTTTGCCAATGGCACCTCCCATGTCAATACTGATTGCGCCCTGGTTTTAAATTCAAGTGCTGAACTGTGTGAGAACCTGCACTATCGCGACCAGGAAGCCTTCTACTGCGTGAAGCCTCCACGTGTTCCCTGTGAGGCACTGACCCACGTGACCACCAGGAATGCAAATATTTCCTATCTTAGAGAGAAAGAATGGATCATTTTCCGCAG TTCCAACATGGGGCTTGAAATAATGAAGGACTTTACCTCCATCGAGGTCTTGCCATGTAACAAGTCTATT AACATAGAAACAAACTGTCAGCTTGGCAGGAAGACTCCTTTTCCCAGCGGTTATACTGTGAAAAGAAGGTGGATTGCAGCATTTTGCAAACAGATCgagttaaatgaaacaaaaaatataaatgactgcTTGAAGAGAAAACTTATTTACCTCATGGGAGATTCAACACTGCGTCAGTGGATTCACTACTTACCAAAAGTGGTTAAAa cCTTAAAATGTTTTGATCGTCATGGAGCTGGGATCTTTAAAACACATGTGCTTCTGGATGCTGAAAGACATATTTTGATTCAGTGGAAAAAGCATGGTCATCCATTTATTACCAAAAATCTGTTCTCAGTGAAGGATGAAAATTATATCCCATGGGAAATTGACCGGGTAGCCGGAGACAATGACACAACCATTGTCATCACTCTTGGTCAGCACTTCAGACCCCTCCCCATCAAAATCTTTATCCGTAGGGCCATCAATGTTCAAAAGGCCATTGAACATCTATTCTTGTGAAGCCCAGAGACCAAGATGATCCTGAAAACTGAAAACACCAGGGGGATGTCTCAAAATGCAGAGATGTTTAGTGACTTTCATGGTTCTATTCAGAATCTTATCATGAGGGATGTTTTTGTGGATCTCAACGTGGGTATTGTTGATGCCTGGGACATGACTATTGCATATAACACTGATAATGTTCATCCACCTGATTATGTGATTGGAAATCAGATTAACATGTTCTTAAACTACATTTGTtag